In one Bufo gargarizans isolate SCDJY-AF-19 chromosome 11, ASM1485885v1, whole genome shotgun sequence genomic region, the following are encoded:
- the PELI2 gene encoding E3 ubiquitin-protein ligase pellino homolog 2 codes for MSQEHLGSSSDDDDHQIDLARRFQAISSRGQHSISYTLSRNQTVVVEYTHDKDTDMFQIGRSTESPIDFVVTDTISGNQNDETQITQSTISRFACRIVCDRNLPYTARIFAAGFDSSKNIFLGEKAAKWKNTDGHMDGLTTNGVLVMHPKGGFTNDSKPGVWREISVCGDVYTLRETRSAQQRGKLVENETNILQDGSLIDLCGATLLWRTADGLFHTPTQKHIEALRQEINAARPQCPVGLNTLAFPSINRKDVVEEKQPWAYLTCGHVHGYHNWGHRSDADANERECPMCRTIGPYVPLWLGCEAGFYVDVGPPTHAFSPCGHVCSEKSAKYWSQIPLPHGTHAFHAACPFCATQLTGEESCVKLIFQGPID; via the exons ATGTCTCAG GAGCATTTGGGTAGCAGCTCAGATGATGATGATCACCAAATAGATCTTGCCCGCCGTTTCCAG GCGATCAGCAGTAGAGGGCAACACAGCATCTCCTACACGCTGTCCAGAAACCAGACCGTGGTGGTGGAGTACACGCACGACAAGGACACCGACATGTTTCAG ATTGGAAGATCGACAGAAAGCCCGATTGACTttgttgttacggacacaatatCTGGTAACCAGAACGATGAGACCCAGATAACACAAAGTACCATCTCCAGGTTTGCATGCAGGATCGTCTGTGACCGCAATCTACCGTACACGGCGAGGATCTTTGCAGCGGGGTTCGACTCTTCAAAAAATATCTTTCTTGGT GAGAAAGCAGCTAAGTGGAAGAACACTGATGGTCACATGGATGGATTAACCACCAATGGTGTTCTTGTAATGCATCCGAAAGGGGGTTTCACTAATGATTCCAAACCTGGTGTTTGGAGGGAAATCTCAGTTTGTGGGGATGTCTACACTCTCCGAGAAACCAGGTCGGCTCAGCAGAGAGGAAAACTG GTGGAGAACGAAACCAACATTCTTCAGGATGGATCTCTGATTGACTTGTGTGGAGCTACCCTCCTCTGGAGAACGGCAGATGGCTTGTTTCATACACCaacccaaaaacacattgaagCCTTGAGACAGGAGATTAACGCCGCCCGGCCTCAGTGTCCAGTTGGATTAAACACTTTAGCTTTTCCAAGTATTAACCGCAAGGATGTAGTGGAAGAAAAACAGCCTTGGGCTTACCTTACCTGTGGCCACGTACACGGATATCACAACTGGGGTCATCGGAGCGACGCGGACGCCAACGAGAGGGAGTGCCCTATGTGCAGAACAATTGGTCCATATGTGCCTCTCTGGCTTGGATGCGAAGCTGGATTTTACGTAGACGTTGGCCCCCCTACACACGCTTTTAGCCCTTGCGGACATGTCTGCTCAGAAAAATCTGCCAAATACTGGTCTCAGATCCCACTTCCTCACGGTACCCACGCATTTCACGCCGCCTGTCCTTTCTGTGCAACACAACTGACTGGAGAAGAAAGCTGCGTTAAGCTTATTTTCCAGGGCCCTATTGACTGA